The Opitutales bacterium ASA1 genome window below encodes:
- a CDS encoding TonB-dependent receptor plug domain-containing protein: MSLLIGGVAVIAGAGVGAQEVDFTKLSIDQLLHIKIVSVSKKPETLLDSAAAVYVMTGEDVARSGADSLGAALRMVPGMQAAQIDNANMAIAARGFNDVSSNKLLVLIDGRSVYSPLFSGVVWSSHEFILQDLDRIEAIRGPGATLWGSNAVNGVVNITSRSATETTGTLLSASYGDWLRHVVSVRHGWMLNDVTGARVYAQSSRRGPALDLMGDEVDRDRRNELVGFRVDREGSGGASVTVQGDWRRRTGDNDATLYSIFPPYVSRIAFKSDNYDANLLARYRAPWGSDGEVSVQIYYNYLRNERADMLEVRHVGDFDGQVLKRFGERHEVVAGVGVRVDRDELTAGSAFVFTPPRMTSRQMSVFVQDEIALLPERAVLTVGAKLEDGDRFDTELQPNLRLLLRPARDHSIWFSAARAARTPSRGERTARLIPMVVPPNPMSPLPTQVVIDTDPEYNSEHLTALEAGWRWSAGSRLSFDVALFHNRYSDLRSVEPIGTSVAFTPVPHVQFLSRSGNGLRGDTFGGEVLVNWQPISPWRLQATFSALDYDLELAPGGADVGSLQAIPGSSPSSQFGLRSFLRIREGVTFDCFLLHVGRLEAYDVPAYTGLDARLGWEPRPGVELSLVGRHLLDDAHPEFPPTFLGGEIRQVARNFSVQVELRF; encoded by the coding sequence ATGTCGCTGCTGATCGGCGGCGTGGCGGTAATCGCCGGTGCTGGTGTCGGTGCTCAAGAGGTCGATTTCACCAAGCTCTCCATCGACCAGCTGTTGCACATCAAAATCGTCTCCGTCTCGAAGAAACCGGAGACTCTCTTGGATTCCGCCGCGGCGGTCTACGTCATGACCGGCGAAGACGTCGCTCGATCCGGAGCAGACTCTCTGGGCGCAGCACTGCGCATGGTGCCGGGGATGCAGGCTGCGCAGATCGACAACGCCAACATGGCGATCGCGGCTCGTGGCTTCAACGACGTCTCGTCGAACAAGTTACTGGTCTTGATCGACGGCCGATCCGTGTACTCGCCTCTGTTTTCGGGCGTCGTCTGGTCGAGTCACGAGTTCATCCTTCAGGACCTCGACAGAATAGAAGCGATTCGCGGTCCCGGTGCGACCCTTTGGGGATCGAATGCCGTGAATGGTGTCGTCAACATCACGAGTCGTTCCGCGACCGAGACGACGGGGACTCTGCTCTCGGCTTCGTACGGAGACTGGTTGCGGCACGTCGTGTCGGTCAGACACGGATGGATGTTGAACGACGTCACCGGGGCGAGAGTGTACGCTCAATCGTCGCGGCGCGGTCCGGCACTCGACCTGATGGGTGATGAAGTCGACCGGGACCGACGCAACGAGTTGGTTGGTTTCCGAGTGGATCGGGAGGGCAGCGGCGGTGCCTCGGTAACCGTCCAAGGAGATTGGCGTCGGCGCACGGGCGACAACGATGCCACGCTGTATTCGATCTTTCCGCCATACGTGTCTCGGATCGCCTTCAAGAGCGACAATTACGACGCCAACCTTCTTGCACGTTATCGCGCACCGTGGGGCAGCGACGGCGAGGTCTCCGTCCAAATCTACTACAACTACCTACGCAACGAGAGAGCCGACATGCTCGAGGTGCGGCACGTGGGGGACTTCGACGGCCAAGTCTTGAAGCGATTCGGCGAGCGGCACGAAGTGGTCGCCGGCGTCGGTGTGCGCGTCGATCGGGACGAGCTTACGGCGGGCTCCGCATTCGTATTCACGCCACCGCGCATGACGTCGCGCCAGATGAGCGTGTTCGTCCAAGACGAGATCGCGTTGCTGCCCGAGCGAGCCGTACTGACGGTCGGAGCGAAGTTGGAGGACGGCGATCGGTTCGATACCGAGTTGCAGCCCAATCTGCGCCTCTTGTTGCGGCCTGCCAGAGACCACTCGATCTGGTTCTCGGCGGCGCGCGCAGCACGGACTCCGTCGCGGGGCGAACGCACGGCGCGCTTGATCCCGATGGTGGTGCCGCCCAATCCCATGTCGCCGTTGCCGACTCAAGTCGTCATCGACACGGACCCCGAGTACAATTCGGAGCACCTCACCGCGCTCGAAGCGGGATGGCGATGGAGCGCCGGCAGTCGGTTGTCGTTCGATGTGGCTTTGTTCCACAATCGATACTCCGATCTCCGGAGCGTCGAACCGATCGGAACCTCGGTGGCGTTCACGCCTGTACCGCACGTTCAGTTTCTCAGTCGTTCGGGCAACGGACTACGCGGCGACACCTTCGGCGGCGAGGTGCTGGTGAATTGGCAACCGATCTCGCCGTGGCGTCTCCAAGCCACTTTTTCCGCACTCGACTACGATCTCGAGCTCGCTCCCGGAGGGGCGGACGTCGGATCACTGCAGGCTATCCCGGGCAGTTCGCCGAGCAGCCAGTTCGGTTTGCGCTCGTTCCTCCGTATCCGCGAGGGTGTTACGTTCGATTGTTTCCTGCTGCATGTCGGTCGTCTGGAGGCCTACGACGTGCCGGCTTACACGGGACTCGACGCGAGGCTGGGATGGGAACCGCGTCCCGGCGTCGAGCTGTCCCTCGTCGGTCGACACTTGCTCGACGATGCGCATCCGGAGTTTCCCCCCACCTTCCTCGGAGGAGAAATCCGGCAAGTGGCGCGTAACTTCAGCGTGCAGGTCGAACTCCGCTTCTAG